ACATCCGGCAAAAAAGTGGGGAATTAACCTGGCCCCGCCAAGTGGGGAATTACCTTGGCCCCGGTGGTGGGGAATTACCTTGGCCCTAAAGGGCATTTAGTGGGGATATACCATGGTCCTCGACAGTCATTGGTTACAAAATAGTTACAATCGCAAGATAAGTTTCGTTACCTCTTGTTATTTCAAATGGACGCAGAGAAAGTGCACAATAAGGCATTATAGGGTGTTTCTCTTAAAGGTTTTCAGGTTGTATAACGTGAGAAAATAGCTGTGTTTGCAATTTCGAGGGCCTTCATTTTTTGTTCAGGTTTACTTGTAGGCCATCCTTTGACATTTGCATGATTTAAGTTCTCAGCCACAGGCGCCGACTGCACCAAAAGTTCTTGGCTCTTAACCACGGCTACAATTATATCGGCACTCCCATGGAGCGGACGTGATCGTTTTGCCGCTACTGCTCTCCCAATAGTCCAAAGTTCTTCTCCAGATAAACCTATACGTCGTGTCACAGACAAATCGAGATATGGGTGTGGCATGAATGCTTCTGGTTTGACAGTATTATCGTTGCGTATCCAATTATTGAACACTACAAAACGGGCTAATTCTTCAGTATCTGATATTTCTTCTGGTACTGTACCATTTGCCATTACCGCACAACCTGCCCTATTAGACCTATGATGGGTTCAGGCATTCCAACCGTGAAGGGTTCGGTGCCATAAGCCTTCCGTGACCCGATTATGGCCGCATAATGAAGAAAGCCTTCAGAGTCGATGCTTACAGATAACACTCTCGACGTTGAACGATACCATTCAAATACAATATGTCCGTCTGGTTCTGCGCTGACTGAAGGAACAACAGTATGAAGAGGCAATGATCTAAGGAAACGAAATCCTTCATCAAAAACCGCTTTGGTCACAGGTTTTGCATTTTCTCCATCCCAGCCCTCTTCAGCACATTCTTCGGCCAGTTCAAAGAGTTCGTTGAAAACGTCGAAAGGCTGCAATCCCAAGGACACCGGTTCCCTTAAGTATTCACAAAGGTCATCATTTAACCACCTGAGGATACTTGCTGTATCACTGAAACCCAAGGAACTCTCGTTTAAAGCATCCATGGCACAAAAAGAAGCTCTGGCAATGGTCATCTTAAAACCTCCATCAAGCTATCCGTTATGGATCCAAAAAATGCTTTATTTTTTAACCAACGCATCTCTTCCAGATATCCCTTTATTATCTCGCTACTGGCATCAAATGTATCGTTTCTAAGTACATCGATATCAATTATTAACCCTACGTCTTTCCCCTCGGGTCCCTGCGGTGGTTGTGTTGTTTTGACGATTTTAATCAAATATGGGTGTTCTGGTATCGTTAGAGTCTCATGATGCAAAAAACCTGCAAAAGGTACGTCCAAACCAATGGGAGGGACAGGAACAATTCTAAGATAGTCAGTTAGCTCAAAACTATCCAGAGGACATGCCAAACGGTTGATGAAGCGAAGACCAATCCTTAGCGCTTTGCGTGGTCTTGTTAACTCAGAGTATATTTGCCATAACCGAAGTGCTTCGGTAATAAATTCTTGCCAGTCAGCATACGGTTGAAGTCTGCTAAAAACAAATCCATCTCTGTTAAACTGAGCAATATGGTGGTTGTCTTCAGACTTGAAGCGAAACCCCTTTAATCCCATATCCTTAAATGTCTGCTTGGCTGGCGCTTCCGATGAAACGCCAAATTGGAATTCCTGTTTGAATTCCTTTTGCGATGTAAAGACTGGATATTCAGGAAGTCTTTCTTTAAGTTGACTTTCTACCTGGTTTTCATCCCATGGAGATTCCAGAACAACTCGGATCTCAATCACTGCCTCAGTTATTGGAGCACGCGAAAGGTGAATAAATTCTTCCGTCTTATTTATTACGAACCTTGGATGTGAATTCATATTGTTTATATGTATATAATACATATAAGGTTGAAAATAAAGTCATTTATGCTCTCTAAATTGCCATTGTACTCGTACTGATCCATCGTTACCACCCTTTCCCTCTGGTAAGTCGGTCTTGTCAGACCAACTTACCAGAGATCGTTCTGGGGGTGGGTCATTTTTCGGTGCTCATTTGCCCGTCAGGTGGGTCAGTTTTAGGTTATCATAACCAAACCGGTCATGCAGTCAGGGGTATCTCTTTTAAACTTGTTCATTGCGGCCGCATTCTCTATATCGGTCTTGTATTGACGAAGCAAACCGATGATTTCCTCTGCCAGATTCCTTAATTCACCTGCAGACAGATCAAGATACTCTCCATGAGCAATGTTATTCCGTCTTCCAAGAAGGCTTTCATCTATAAGGTTGTACCTGGTCTCATATGCTGCAGGGTCTATTCCAATTGAAAGAGCGATATTCGCAAATACTTTTGAGTTTAGATTCGATTCTGTGTTAATAGCACTTTCAATCTTTAATTGAGCTCTACTACTGAGTTCAGACAACAAGAATTCTATCGCCGCAACATTAATATGTGATTTTTTTGATTGGGCCACTTCACTAAGCTTTTTCTTCAGACCGAAAACAACAAAACAATACGAAAGCTCGCTGTAACGAAGGCCTTGGCAATCTACAAAATTAACATAACTCATCGAGGCATTCTTTACAAAGCCTTCCCAATGAGCATAAAGAAGGGGAATCGCAGGCCGTATAAGCGTTTTGATAATGATCTTTCGTTCAATTCCACAGATTGATAGTTTTAAATTAGCTATCTCTTTAATTCGCCAAGAAAACTCACCATCAAGATAATCTTGGAGCATCGAGAGGTTTCTGATCTTGTTCATTGCTGGAAGAACTCCTCAGCCATAGGAAGGAGCCTGGTTAGCCTCGTAGTACCTCGGATACCGGCACCAGAGTTTTCTTTAAAAATGGGATTGTTCCACAGGTCTTTAGCCTTCGTTAGAATTAAGGCTTTCTGTTCTTCCACTTCGAGCTGTTCCAAGTCATCGAGGTTCTTTGATACACCTGTTGCAATTACTTCAAAAACAGACATTAGAAACATACCGCGGAAATCATCCCTATCCCATTTTTTGAACGCTTTATTACCCATTGCCCTACGCAAATTTTTGAATGTGCGTTCAAACACATTCTTCTCCGCATCAGCCGGAAAAGCTTCGTTTGTAGCCATTTTAATCATCGCGTCATCTAGGTATTCGTGGACATCCAATCCAGGCTGATAGGGAACATTGCGAAACGCAAAGAATCGTAAAGCCAATTCCACTGCTGCCTGTTTATTTTTTGCCGTCTCTGTTTGATCAATAGTTTTCAAGAAATTTTCATTCGCGGCGCAATTAAGAAGCCAGCTATAAAATGTTTTATTAAGCATAACAGCTATACAATTTCGCACTTCCTGTTCCGACAGCTCGGCGCCACCAGTATTAAGTCTTTGAAATAGCTCATATTTAGCTTTAGGATCACTTCCCTGTTTGAGAATTTCAACCCGTATTCGTGCACGCTTAATTTGCAATTGTTGATTCTTTCCAATACTATCATCTTTCTCTTGGGTAGATTGTTCCCACCGTCTATTACTGAGATCGGGAAGGTACTTCGTCCCTTCTAAAACGGAAGGCGCCTTTAAATTTCCGTCAGCGTCCCACAAGACTCCAGCAAATTCAAAAACGGTAGATAGCCGCTGAAGCCCGTCAATAAGCTCCCAGACTCCGTCCTCGTTTTGAAAAACAAAAATGGGAGGAATAGGAATTCCGA
This window of the Syntrophorhabdaceae bacterium genome carries:
- a CDS encoding TIGR04255 family protein — encoded protein: MNSHPRFVINKTEEFIHLSRAPITEAVIEIRVVLESPWDENQVESQLKERLPEYPVFTSQKEFKQEFQFGVSSEAPAKQTFKDMGLKGFRFKSEDNHHIAQFNRDGFVFSRLQPYADWQEFITEALRLWQIYSELTRPRKALRIGLRFINRLACPLDSFELTDYLRIVPVPPIGLDVPFAGFLHHETLTIPEHPYLIKIVKTTQPPQGPEGKDVGLIIDIDVLRNDTFDASSEIIKGYLEEMRWLKNKAFFGSITDSLMEVLR
- a CDS encoding MAE_28990/MAE_18760 family HEPN-like nuclease, producing MNKIRNLSMLQDYLDGEFSWRIKEIANLKLSICGIERKIIIKTLIRPAIPLLYAHWEGFVKNASMSYVNFVDCQGLRYSELSYCFVVFGLKKKLSEVAQSKKSHINVAAIEFLLSELSSRAQLKIESAINTESNLNSKVFANIALSIGIDPAAYETRYNLIDESLLGRRNNIAHGEYLDLSAGELRNLAEEIIGLLRQYKTDIENAAAMNKFKRDTPDCMTGLVMIT
- a CDS encoding DUF262 domain-containing protein yields the protein MSLETEIIEARKTIFTDGYDMSFGEVMNLYKDKELIINPDFQRLFRWDISRKTRFVESLLLGIPIPPIFVFQNEDGVWELIDGLQRLSTVFEFAGVLWDADGNLKAPSVLEGTKYLPDLSNRRWEQSTQEKDDSIGKNQQLQIKRARIRVEILKQGSDPKAKYELFQRLNTGGAELSEQEVRNCIAVMLNKTFYSWLLNCAANENFLKTIDQTETAKNKQAAVELALRFFAFRNVPYQPGLDVHEYLDDAMIKMATNEAFPADAEKNVFERTFKNLRRAMGNKAFKKWDRDDFRGMFLMSVFEVIATGVSKNLDDLEQLEVEEQKALILTKAKDLWNNPIFKENSGAGIRGTTRLTRLLPMAEEFFQQ